A region from the Brassica napus cultivar Da-Ae chromosome A2 unlocalized genomic scaffold, Da-Ae chrA02_Random_1, whole genome shotgun sequence genome encodes:
- the LOC106383274 gene encoding AAA-ATPase At3g28600-like, with amino-acid sequence MMMGGTMGSSMASLFFLWATFQQMFPDHLKIAIKEFFLSTLQQVSFVQRFSDHIINFFSPYVVISFPEYEEYRFNHAFAAIDTYLGAKAIDKAHKLKASQVKESKGLVLKRDEAKVRDVYQGVHVWWELVTTGTDHDGDRTHKLTFHRRGLEIVTGSYINYVVEEGISIEATTKKMKLFTNNPSLNWDTTSKKSLWRRIDFEHPASFQTLAMDPWKKEEVLSDLEAFRNGKEYYKKIGKAWKRGYLLYGPPGTGKTTMIAAIANHLNYNIYDLELTAIKSNSELRKLLTATSSKSIIVIEDIDCSLDLTTGERKRDGDDLSSKKDSEKKEQSESRVTLSGLLNFIDGIWSACGQERIIIFTTNHMEKLDPALIRRGRMDMHIELSYCSFEAFKVLAKNYLDVDSHPLFGEVESLLKDTNVAPADVAEKLMAKNQRIEVDGCLEDLVQSLERKMKEQRGQDED; translated from the coding sequence ATGATGATGGGAGGTACGATGGGTTCGAGCATGGCAAGTTTGTTCTTCCTCTGGGCAACTTTTCAGCAAATGTTCCCTGATCACCTCAAGATCGCAATCAAAGAGTTCTTTTTGTCTACACTCCAACAAGTCTCTTTTGTCCAAAGATTCTCCGACcacatcatcaacttcttctcTCCTTACGTTGTCATCAGCTTCCCAGAGTACGAAGAGTACCGTTTCAACCACGCTTTCGCCGCCATCGACACTTACCTTGGCGCCAAAGCAATCGACAAAGCCCATAAGCTCAAGGCGAGTCAGGTCAAAGAGAGCAAAGGTCTAGTTTTAAAACGCGACGAGGCTAAAGTCAGAGATGTGTACCAAGGAGTACACGTCTGGTGGGAGCTTGTGACGACTGGTACTGATCACGATGGAGACAGAACACATAAGCTCACTTTCCATAGACGTGGGTTGGAGATAGTAACCGGATCTTACATTAACTACGTGGTGGAAGAAGGGATATCCATCGAGGCCACGACCAAGAAGATGAAGCTGTTCACGAATAACCCTAGTCTCAACTGGGATACCACTAGCAAGAAAAGCTTGTGGAGACGCATTGATTTTGAGCACCCGGCGAGTTTCCAGACATTAGCTATGGATCCttggaagaaagaagaagttcTGAGCGATCTCGAGGCCTTCAGAAATGGGAAAGAGTATTACAAGAAGATTGGGAAAGCTTGGAAGAGGGGTTACCTATTGTACGGACCACCAGGGACCGGTAAAACCACGATGATCGCAGCTATAGCAAACCATTTGAACTATAACATCTATGATCTCGAACTCACGGCTATTAAAAGCAACTCAGAGTTGAGGAAGCTCCTCACCGCGACATCAAGCAAGTCGATTATCGTGATCGAAGACATTGATTGCTCTTTAGACCTAACAACgggagaaagaaagagagatggTGATGACTTGAGCAGCAAGAAAGATAGTGAAAAGAAGGAACAAAGCGAGAGCAGAGTCACGCTCTCGGGGCTTTTGAATTTTATAGATGGTATATGGTCGGCTTGTGGTCAAGAGAGGATTATCATATTCACGACGAATCATATGGAGAAACTAGACCCGGCTTTGATCAGGAGAGGGAGAATGGATATGCATATTGAGTTGTCTTATTGTAGCTTCGAGGCGTTCAAGGTTCTTGCAAAGAACTACTTGGATGTTGATTCTCATCCTCTGTTTGGTGAAGTTGAGTCTTTGCTTAAGGATACAAATGTCGCTCCAGCTGATGTCGCGGAGAAACTGATGGCCAAGAATCAAAGAATAGAAGTAGACGGGTGCCTTGAAGACTTGGTTCAGAGTTTGGAGAGGAAGATGAAGGAACAGAGAGGTCAAGATGAAGATTAG
- the LOC106383267 gene encoding uncharacterized protein At1g32220, chloroplastic, whose protein sequence is MRTIVSRLIRFKSSFAQTRFVSASYGGGGRYLSTDSNKIDEPFSVEEAETVHVPPPPTEKLLVLGGNGFVGSHVCKEALDRGLSVSSLSRSGKSSLQESWASRVTWHQGNLLSSDSLKDALDGVTSVISCVGGFGSNSYMYKINGTANINAIRAASEKGVKRFVYISAADFGLANYLLSGYYEGKRAAETELLTRFAYGGIVLRPGFIYGTRSVGSMKIPLGVFGSPMEMVLQQAKPLNQLPLVGPLFTPPVNVESVAKVAVRAATDPVFPPGIVDVHGIQRYSQQKSR, encoded by the exons ATGAGGACGATCGTTTCGCGTTTGATCCGATTCAAATCGTCTTTCGCTCAGACACG GTTCGTTTCTGCATCATACGGTGGCGGCGGGAGGTATCTCTCTACAGACTCTAACAAAATCGATGAGCCGTTTAGTGTGGAGGAAGCAGAGACTGTACATGTGCCTCCACCTCCTACTGAGAAG TTGCTTGTCCTTGGTGGAAATGGCTTTGTTGGATCACATGTATGTAAAGAAGCGTTAGATCGTGGCTTATCTGTCTCTAGCCTTAGCAG ATCAGGTAAGTCGTCTTTACAAGAGTCATGGGCTAGTAGAGTAACATGGCATCAAG gaAACCTTCTGTCATCTGATTCATTGAAAGATGCTCTTGATGGAGTGACTTCTGTG ATCTCTTGTGTTGGTGGTTTTGGTTCAAACTCGTATATGTATAAGATTAACGGGACTGCAAATATCAACGCAATTAGAGCTGCCTCAGAGAAAG GTGTGAAAAGATTTGTCTATATCTCTGCTGCTGATTTCGGTCTAGCCAACTACTTGTTGAGCGGATACTATGAGGGAAAG CGAGCTGCTGAGACCGAGCTGCTCACAAGATTTGCTTATGGAG GGATAGTCTTGCGGCCTGGTTTTATATATGGAACTCGCAGCGTTGGGAGCATGAAGATCCCATTGGGAGTCTTTGGCTCACCAATGGAGATG GTTCTTCAACAAGCAAAACCGCTGAACCAGCTCCCGTTAGTCGGACCTTTGTTCACACCTCCGGTGAATGTTGAATCGGTTGCAAAAGTTGCGGTTAGAGCAGCTACGGATCCAGTCTTCCCTCCAGGGATTGTAGATGTTCATGGAATACAACGTTACAGCCAACAGAAATCGAGATAA
- the LOC125593925 gene encoding histidine kinase 5-like encodes MVCEMETDQQTEEMDVEVLSSMWPEDVGGTEPDNQFNVEKPAGDSDTLKEVEFAEKRTMADLKRLPDLLNTTDQGSSQLTNLVKQWEYMQDHAVRLLREELKILTKQREEAEAKELKIIEEHNFETEEPENVPVLDESSDLFRRFKEKKRDKLVGRKRIEIDEEFDTVAYWKQKALSLEKMLEASTERERRLIEKLNESLKTMESHSAPVEELTQNLKRAEGFLHFILQNAPIVMGHQDKDLRYLFIYNKFPTLREHDILGKTDVEIFHGGGVKESEDFKREVLEKGKASKREITFETDLFGSKTFLIYVEPVYNKAREKIGINYMGMEVTDQVRKREKMAKLREDNAVRKAMESELTKTIHITEETMRAKQMLATMSHEIRSPLSGVVGMAEILSTTKLDKEQRQLLNVMISSGDLVLQLINDILDLSKVESGVMKLEATKFRPREVVKHVLQTAAASLKKELTLEGNIADEVPILVVGDVLRIRQILTNLISNAIKFTHQGKVGIKLKVIPEPSFANGLELNADAEEQNGLTETETSVWIRCDVYDTGIGIPENALPCLFKKYMQASADHARKYGGTGLGLAICKQLVELMGGQLTVTSQVDLGSTFTFILPYKVATSNDHSDDQDEFSDMVDHQPEPDDSTEGYFQFKPLLGSIYSNGGPVIGNNFLPHKVMLPSPVKLINGQSEAVQVENGGYMDGPRHETRSGHCPESPHQYENGNGPCPSKESESCSSSQASSEMESEFTVSSPREEEKAETVVKETSKQPKILLVEDNKINIMVAKSMMKQLGYTFDIANNGVEAITAINGSSYDLVLMDVCMPVLDGLKATRLIRSYEQSGNWDAAVEAGVDIKTLEDKQLCVRSTNRLPIIAMTANTLSESSEECYANGMDSFISKPVTLQKLKECLKQYLH; translated from the exons ATGGTCTGCGAGATGGAAACTGATCAACAGACCGAAGAGATGGACGTCGAAGTCTTATCTTCCATGTGGCCAGAAGACGTCGGAGGAACCGAACCAGACAACCAGTTCAACGTCGAGAAACCCGCAGGAGACTCAGACACCTTAAAAGAAGTCGAATTCGCCGAGAAACGCACCATGGCGGATCTAAAACGTTTACCTGACCTCCTGAACACAACAGACCAAGGCTCCTCTCAGCTCACCAACCTCGTGAAGCAATGGGAGTATATGCAAGACCACGCGGTTAGACTATTGCGAGAAGAGCTCAAGATTTTGACTAAGCAAAGAGAAGAAGCCGAGGCCAAGGAGCTTAAGATCATAGAGGAGCACAACTTCGAGACCGAGGAGCCTGAGAATGTTCCGGTTTTGGATGAGAGTAGCGATCTTTTCCGCAGGtttaaggagaagaagagggATAAGTTGGTCGGTAGGAAGAGGATTGAGATCGATGAGGAGTTTGATACTGTTGCGTACTGGAAACAGAAGGCGTTGAGCTTGGAGAAGATGCTTGAGGCGAGTaccgagagagagaggaggTTGATTGAGAAGCTTAACGAGAGTTTGAAGACTATGGAGAGTCACTCGGCACCGGTTGAAGAGTTGACTCAGAATCTTAAAAGAGCTGAAGGGTTCTTGCATTTTATTCTTCAGAATGCTCCTATTGTTATGGGTCATCAG gataAAGATCTACGCTACTTGTTCATCTACAATAAGTTTCCTACACTACGAGAACAT GACATATTGGGGAAAACAGACGTTGAGATATTCCATGGAGGTGGAGTTAAAGAATCCGAAGATTTCAAGAGAGAAGTTCTTGAAAAAGGAAAAGCTTCAAAGAGAGAGATCACATTCGAGACAGACTTGTTTGGTTCAAAGACTTTTTTGATATACGTTGAGCCTGTTTACAACAAAGCTCGCGAGAAAATCGGTATAAACTACATGGGAATGGAAGTAACTGATCAGGtgaggaagagagaaaaaatgGCTAAACTTAGAGAAGACAACGCGGTGAGAAAGGCAATGGAATCAGAACTGACCAAGACCATTCACATTACTGAGGAGACAATGAGAGCTAAGCAGATGCTGGCGACGATGTCTCATGAGATAAGATCACCATTGTCAGGAGTAGTGGGGATGGCTGAGATACTTTCTACTACAAAGCTGGATAAAGAGCAGAGACAGTTGTTGAATGTCATGATCTCTTCTGGTGATTTGGTGCTTCAGTTGATTAATGATATTCTTGATCTCTCCAAGGTTGAATCAG GTGTGATGAAGTTAGAAGCTACCAAGTTTAGGCCAAGAGAAGTAGTGAAGCATGTGCTTCAGACAGCTGCTGCATCTCTGAAGAAAGAACTGACATTAGAAGGGAACATTGCAGATGAAGTCCCTATCTTG gTAGTTGGAGATGTTCTAAGGATCCGGCAGATTCTCACCAACTTGATCAGCAATGCTATCAAGTTTACACATCAAGGAAAGGTTGGCATCAAACTCAAAGTGATACCAGAACCATCCTTTGCAAATGGTTTGGAGTTAAACGCAGACGCTGAAGAACAAAACGGTTTGACTGAGACTGAGACTTCGGTTTGGATTCGCTGCGATGTTTATGACACTGGAATTGGAATCCCAG AAAATGCTCTTCCTTGTTTGTTCAAGAAGTACATGCAAGCAAGCGCTGATCATGCCAGAAAATACGGTGGAACTGGTCTCGGTCTCGCCATTTGTAAACAGCTGGTAGAGCTAATGGGAGGTCAACTTACTGTGACGAGCCAAGTCGACTTAGGTTCAACGTTCACGTTCATATTACCCTATAAAGTTGCAACATCGAATGACCATTCGGATGATCAAGATGAGTTCTCTGATATGGTGGATCATCAACCCGAACCAGACGACTCAACCGAAGGATACTTCCAGTTTAAACCGCTTCTAGGATCTATATACTCTAATGGCGGACCGGTCATTGGCAATAACTTCTTACCTCATAAAGTTATGCTCCCTAGTCCTGTTAAGCTCATCAACGGTCAAAGCGAGGCTGTTCAGGTTGAAAACGGTGGTTATATGGATGGACCAAGACATGAAACCCGGTCTGGTCACTGTCCTGAATCACCTCATCAATATGAGAATGGGAATGGTCCATGTCCCTCTAAGGAAAGCGAGTCTTGTAGCAGTTCACAAGCTAGCTCAGAAATGGAGTCAGAGTTTACAGTTTCATCTCCTAGGGAAGAGGAGAAAGCTGAGACAGTGGTCAAAGAGACATCAAAGCAGCCAAAGATTCTGCTTGTGGAAGATAATAAAATCAACATCATGGTTGCCAAGTCGATGATGAAACAATTAGGCTATACCTTTGATATTGCTAATAATGGAGTTGAAGCTATAACTGCTATTAACGGTTCTAGCTACGATTTGGTACTCATG GATGTGTGCATGCCTGTACTGGATGGTTTAAAAGCTACAAGACTGATCCGTTCGTACGAACAATCTGGGAACTGGGATGCTGCAGTAGAAGCTGGAGTAGACATCAAGACACTGGAGGATAAGCAACTCTGTGTGCGTTCCACAAACCGGCTGCCTATAATCGCG atgaCGGCAAATACATTATCAGAGAGCTCAGAAGAATGTTATGCAAATGGTATGGACTCTTTTATTTCGAAACCTGTAACGTTGCAGAAACTAAAAGAGTGTCTAAAACAGTATCTGCATTGA
- the LOC125593924 gene encoding pentatricopeptide repeat-containing protein At5g10690-like gives MNRTSALVTPLLPSSCSVPTRRRYPGRANRYTKRLNLKPLTSRIVLLTRRRQLDQIVEEVEAAKKRYGRLNTIVMNSVLEACVHCGDVDLALRLFDEMAEPGGCGVDSITYAIILKGLGKARRIDEAFQMMESIEKGTALGNPKLSSALVYGLLDSLINAGDLRRANGLLARYGTLLLEQGGPSILIYNLLMKGYINSGSPQAAVVLLDEMLRLGLEPDRPTYNTLIHACIKCSDLDAAMKFLKEMKEKAEEYYDDSLRPDVITYTTLVKGFGDAKDLTSLQEVYLEMKLCDSLFIDRTAFTAVVDALLKCGSTSGALCVFGEILKRSGDDVELRPKPHLYMSMMRAFAVQGDYGMVRNLYLRLWPDSSGRISKAVQQEADNLLMEAALNSGQLDEALGILTSIVRRWKAIPWTTSGGMAAVRLEALLGFSKSILRPHILSKVIPGEPIESIMVPFEATRPLLGTLQLKNVVMRFYKEQAVPIVDDWGSCIGLLHREDCNNLDASLVSMMRSPPPCVSTTTSIGRVVDLVLEKKHKMVIVIHCCGNGYSSKAVGAFTRAQLYRLFEPEQKLLWWM, from the exons ATGAATCGAACTTCAGCTCTGGTGACTCCTCTCCTTCCTTCCTCCTGCTCCGTCCCGACGCGACGGCGCTACCCCGGCAGAGCGAACCGCTACACCAAACGTCTCAACCTCAAGCCTCTCACCTCGCGCATCGTGCTCCTCACGCGGCGTCGCCAGCTGGATCAGATAGTGGAGGAGGTGGAAGCGGCTAAGAAACGGTATGGGAGGCTGAACACGATCGTGATGAACTCCGTTTTGGAGGCTTGCGTTCACTGCGGAGATGTCGATTTGGCTTTACGGTTGTTCGATGAGATGGCGGAGCCTGGTGGATGCGGCGTTGATTCCATCACTTACGCCATTATCTTGAAG GGATTGGGAAAGGCTAGGAGGATTGATGAGGCGTTTCAAATGATGGAGTCTATAGAGAAAGGAACTGCTCTTGGGAATCCAAAGCTGTCATCGGCTCTTGTCTATGGGCTGCTTGACTCGCTGATCAATGCCG GAGATTTACGGCGTGCCAATGGTCTACTTGCACGATATGGAACTTTACTCCTAGAGCAGGGCGGCCCGTCTATTCTCATCTATAACTTGTTGATGAAG GGGTATATTAACTCAGGATCTCCACAAGCGGCAGTGGTTTTGCTGGATGAAATGTTACGACTTGGATTGGAGCCTGATAGACCAACTTACAATACTTTGATCCATGCCTGCATCAAATGTAGCGATTTGGATGCGGCGATGAAGTTTCTAAAGGAAATGAAG GAGAAAGCAGAGGAATACTACGATGATTCTCTTCGTCCAGATGTTATAACATACACCACTTTGGTGAAG GGATTTGGAGATGCGAAGGATCTGACATCGCTTCAAGAAGTATATCTGGAAATGAAATTGTGTGATAGCTTGTTCATTGACCGGACTGCATTTACAGCAGTCGTTGATGCTCTTCTAAAGTGTGGTTCAACGAGCG GGGCCCTTTGTGTCTTTGGTGAAATACTGAAGAGAAGCGGAGATGATGTAGAATTGAGACCAAAGCCGCACTTGTACATGTCTATGATGCGTGCGTTTGCTGTCCAAGGAGATTACGGCATGGTTAGAAACCTGTATCTTCGCCTATGGCCAGATTCTTCCGGAAGAATCTCCAAGGCTGTCCAACAAGAAGCTGATAATCTGCTGATGGAAGCAGCTCTCAATTCTGGTCAG CTCGATGAGGCCCTCGGGATTCTTACAAGTATTGTTAGAAGGTGGAAGGCAATACCTTGGACGACTAGTGGAGGCATG GCTGCTGTTCGCCTAGAAGCATTGTTAGGCTTTTCCAAGTCTATATTACGTCCACATATACTCAGTAAG GTGATACCGGGTGAACCAATAGAAAGTATTATGGTTCCATTTGAAGCCACTCGGCCATTGCTAGGCACACTGCAGCTGAAGAATGTGGTCATGCGGTTTTACAAGGAGCAAGCTGTACCAATTGTAGACGACTGGGGAAGCTGCATAGGCCTTTTGCATCGAGAGGATTGCAACAAT CTTGATGCGTCATTGGTATCAATGATGAGAAGCCCGCCTCCATGTGTGAGTACAACGACATCGATTGGTCGCGTGGTAGATCTAGTTTTGGAAAAGAAACATAAGATGGTTATAGTTATTCATTGTTGTGGGAACGGTTACAGCTCAAAGGCAGTAGGAGCTTTTACAAGAGCACAGTTGTATCGGTTGTTTGAACCAGAGCAAAAGCTGCTCTGGTGGATGTAA
- the LOC111204242 gene encoding nucleolin-like, which yields MMATKSSTGKTKPDNQNLTRSRSLGRKPKPEANADGSGRKPVEKSLPNYLKPTISSRPDPVKFSKKNNAVEDKLLRRRSFDRPPSPSQKFLNTSPLVRPRDRPVVPREKSVTGLRSASFHGSGSSRGGLRGSSLVASRGSPGVKKSGLSGASSSKSKKEGSENVPKKSSPVAPPLENEEEIIKVETHVQVSDHREEGKAQVAQLDESEEEKIHPMDVSTEEDKTEEHKEPENNSEDKEDVEKKVDDDEENKKTVVTQDMKEAADIEETKEEEEAEVKEGTTETKAQVPEEVTTKEVVQGKKESPTAYNDVIASKLQESSRKNKVLALAGAFQTVIDYETAASK from the coding sequence ATGATGGCAACGAAGTCTAGTACAGGGAAAACGAAACCTGACAACCAAAACCTCACCAGGTCAAGATCTCTTGGCAGAAAGCCAAAGCCTGAAGCGAACGCAGATGGGTCTGGTCGGAAACCAGTTGAGAAGTCTTTACCCAATTACCTGAAACCAACAATAAGCTCAAGACCAGACCCGGTCAAGTTCTCGAAGAAGAACAACGCTGTAGAAGACAAGCTTCTTCGTAGACGATCCTTTGATCGTCCTCCTTCACCATCCCAGAAATTTCTCAATACCTCTCCTCTTGTACGCCCACGAGATAGACCCGTTGTTCCAAGAGAGAAGTCTGTCACTGGTCTGCGCTCTGCATCTTTCCACGGAAGCGGAAGCAGCAGAGGTGGTCTCAGAGGAAGCAGTTTGGTGGCGTCGAGAGGATCTCCGGGGGTAAAGAAGAGTGGTTTAAGCGGTGCTAGTTCTTCCAAGAGCAAAAAGGAAGGTTCTGAGAATGTTCCAAAGAAATCTTCTCCTGTTGCGCCTCCTCTCGAGAATGAAGAGGAGATTATCAAGGTTGAGACCCATGTACAAGTTTCTGATCACAGAGAAGAAGGTAAAGCACAGGTTGCACAACTCGATGAATCTGAGGAAGAGAAGATCCATCCAATGGATGTCTCCACAGAAGAGGATAAAACGGAAGAGCATAAAGAACCAGAGAACAACAGTGAAGACAAGGAAGACGTTGAAAAGAaggttgatgatgatgaggagaaTAAGAAGACAGTTGTTACTCAAGATATGAAAGAAGCTGCGGATATCGAAGAAActaaggaagaggaagaagcagaagtaaaagAAGGAACAACAGAAACAAAGGCTCAAGTACCAGAGGAAGTAACAACGAAGGAAGTGGTGCAAGGGAAGAAGGAATCTCCAACAGCCTACAACGATGTAATAGCAAGTAAGTTGCAAGAGAGCTCTAGAAAGAACAAGGTCTTGGCTCTTGCTGGAGCCTTTCAAACCGTTATTGACTATGAAACTGCTGCTTCTAAGTGA
- the LOC111204238 gene encoding probable E3 ubiquitin-protein ligase RHG1A → MDGCSGKRSVNRMVLPRKASGTVLLRENMSKKDEKSVSFCSRIGCSAKVSYTKGTRMVNNTKLGSSSNGKEIVRSSSRTPGGFGYLRKPATFTTGSPLIGSSVSSSGSEHTVKGGGLSRNGLRCSSVSEVLPTNATRISVTKRKNSDGESSSSSTRASKTSVSGTKGRNQSSSSRITDSDNRRNRIVPSIRGNSVVSVNGKRSSSSHSRPSSNSGPSPSRSLVSQDSLSRYNINIIAEVLLALERIEHDQELTYERLASLETSLFSSGVFRFYDEHRDMRLDIDNMSYEELLALGDKMGTVSTALSEEALSKSLLKSIYQETDETGSTSLNKDDDIKCSICQEEYVDGDEVGTMSCEHMYHVSCVQQWLRMKSWCPICKTSAEEEK, encoded by the exons ATGGATGGATGTTCAGGTAAACGATCGGTTAACCGGATGGTCTTGCCTAGAAAAGCAAGCGGCACTGTACTGCTGCGTGAGAATATGAGCAAGAAAGATGAAAAGAGTGTCTCTTTCTGCAGCAGGATTGGTTGTAGTGCAAAGGTATCTTACACCAAGGGAACTAGGATGGTTAATAATACTAAACTTGGTTCCTCCTCAAATGGGAAGGAGATTGTTAGGAGTTCATCTCGAACTCCAGGTGGATTTGGATACTTAAGAAAGCCGGCTACATTTACTACTGGTAGTCCTCTGATTGGTTCCTCAGTTTCTTCTTCTGGTAGCGAGCACACTGTAAAAGGTGGTGGTCTGAGCAGGAACGGATTGAGGTGCAGTTCTGTGTCTGAAGTTCTTCCAACTAATGCAACAAGAATCAGTGTGACGAAGAGGAAAAACTCTGATGGGGAGAGCAGCTCTTCTAGCACTAGAGCCAGTAAGACCAGCGTCTCAGGTACCAAGGGAAGGAATCAAAGTTCTTCTTCTCGCATCACAGATTCTGATAACAGAAGGAATCGGATAGTACCGAGTATCAGAGGTAACAGTGTTGTTTCAGTTAATGGTAAGAGATCATCAAGTAGTCATAGCAGGCCGAGCAGTAACAGTGGCCCATCACCTTCACGCTCATTGGTGAGCCAGGATAGTTTAAGTCGCTACAACATTAACATAATAGCAGAG GTATTGTTGGCCCTTGAAAGGATTGAGCATGATCAGGAGCTTACATACGAG AGACTGGCTTCTTTGGAGACGAGTCTATTCTCAAGTGGTGTGTTCAGATTCTACGATGAGCATAGAGATATGAGGCTTGACATTGATAACATGTCATATGAG GAGCTACTAGCTTTGGGGGATAAAATGGGTACAGTGAGCACAGCTCTAAGTGAAGAAGCACTCTCGAAAAGCCTCCTGAAAAGTATTTATCAGGAGACAGATGAAACCGGCTCCACTTCACTGAACAAGGATGATGATATCAAGTGCAGTATTTGTCAG GAAGAGTATGTTGATGGAGATGAAGTAGGGACTATGTCATGTGAACATATGTACCATGTGAGCTGTGTACAACAATGGCTACGGATGAAGAGCTGGTGTCCCATCTGCAAAACCTCTGCAGAAGAGGAGAAGTAG